A stretch of DNA from Dioscorea cayenensis subsp. rotundata cultivar TDr96_F1 chromosome 4, TDr96_F1_v2_PseudoChromosome.rev07_lg8_w22 25.fasta, whole genome shotgun sequence:
gtaattatctcttgataatctccttcatcatataaagcatcacctaacttggaaatgaaccacgtccaattggcatcggtctcattgttgacaataccgaaggcgacatTTAAAAAGCCATTGTTTAcatctttgcctgtggcacccaatagagtaccccgatacttttcaaggaggtgggtaccattgAGAAACAGCAACGGCctacaagccctcttgaatcccacgaTACAagcactgaaagaaaagaatgtacGTTTAAAACGCTCAaagtctctttccacaatcgcaatgctgccggggtttgtctcattcaccttatccacgtaccaaagcaacaaatagTAGTTGGAGATGTCGGTGCCGTCGAGGATCACCCgagcatgctcttttcccaaccaagcctgcttgtatgaaatgtggacaccatgttcccgcaacatgtcctcctgaatgtcgatggccttgtacaagggccagTCCTTGAGCTTCTAAATCACTTATGCGCTTACCCATTTCTTGGAAACTTTCAAATGTGACGCCGATCAAATTCCACCACCGCAACTGTGTAACAggtgcattgtcttgattctgaaagtatttttattatattcctttgatgcatgaaggcgctatTGACAACCATTGCaacgcattccacagtcacccggtgttttttgttctttaggaatttaaagtcaaaattctgtttaattgcaaaatttcgaagtGCGTCATTGAAATATTCAACGCTTTGAAAACGTTGTctgatatccaacgacaacacttcagattgatctaATGAGGAAGGAAGGCGTATAATgttaagcgataatgacaatagttaaacgttaaattaaatacttaagcaattaactaataacgtaaaggactagtataatatgttaaccaatgactggacatatttaaacaataatgaccccgcataaccggaataattaaaagaaaaggaacttacaacgagtaaaccctcgcttttcattaggattcgcgaatggcacatttttctcgccctcgacgacaagatcaactacaagacatttgaagatggaatggacgtgacacatccgtcggaagtcaacatcgcttttcgattgggcaaaccgcttttatatccatccgtgtgatgaacttaaccccgacaagagaaacttcgagaccccatcgctcacatatctcagcctaacaccaactcccaagaagtctcgagcagtgaacattagcactcttccctccccgtcgaatctagcaataccacaaaaactctccataatatatcgggtcgaaaaccaaatcagataaaaccaaatgaaatgaagaacaaaaagaagacgtaagaagaagaagtagaagatgtaaagaacaaacaaagcaatgtaaaggcaaacaaaaaaagtgcattgTATGcgatagaggttagactagacgtgatgtgattgggcggtatttttttccctccatcccaagggcaaaaagggaaatatatgtcaccgtcatgaggaagacatattgtcatcgttcgaatgaaagttctcaactcaacatgagtctctcgtaaacgctaagctttttttatgtttaaacagatacatatagtgtttaaaaaaacggttaattgtttaactaaaagtctatatcatttaaataatatgttattgtttaaatcgaatgctttcaccgacatcgcgctgaagatgggtacctcccggtCACtgctttaaacatctttacgtattttcttaaacaccgctgtcattgtttaaagagtaacttgagtagtgtttaactttttttctattgtttacaccgctgtcattgcttaaagagtaacttttttcttaaaacaccGCTGTCACtgcttaaacatatttacgtattttctattgtttacaacgacgctcttttgtttcccacattgtttgtttttactaggtctatgtttaaattttcgAAGTTCACAaacaaataagcttgtttcgcttttatttataaaaagatttacaacatttacaacgtcccgctcggactttggacactcacgactcgacccgtGATAACTaaacaagtgtctcagacattcgaacgctcacacggttgcataacatgcgcatcaacttgaacctcgcataacgataacattaaaaaaaggttaaacaacacacattcatgaaaaacgactattaatcaatgtgtcatggtcggacttaaacgaagatcccgatagttaaacacgtaacgtaatagttgtacactcgacgtaatgttcttaaatggtaatgtaaaagtctcaagtgataaatatcaaccccgcctttaaaggatgtttcctcgatctcctcctctagagatcctccgcaatcacgaaaatacgtgaaaaaaatttcttttcttacccaagtcgaaatgctcgcttaattgctcgCCTCGCCATCCATCAACAAGAATCCTCCGtgattcgtgcaattatgagagcattttcgacttgggcgtgaaaagatagtttaacttgttgcgtgatcagCGCTaaacgattctcaagataaggaagaaggttcacgtaAAACATCCTTTCGGATAGAGTGGtcgtccatgggaagaggaggacgaggaggaggaggaggatgatgaggacgacgaggaatGGTcatgtccatggggagggttcttttccggttatttatggtgtgaattccacaagcagtcgactcttcatatccgagaaaaaaagttaaacgacaaAGCGCCGATATCGATCGATGAGAATCGAATCGGTGTTCGAAAATTATGTTACTGCagcataaattttaatgccgccattaattcttatgcacgggataccataatcCCTGCCACCGCCACGTACACCCGGCCAAAgaattcggatcaaacgaaaaagatcaccgcttttacgcagagactttgagaatttacacgttaatatgaatagttatacatgtaaagataacgttaaacggagatgggaagtattacactggatatgacaattattaaacatattagtaaaatatttaaacgttaaaccaaGCAGTAAAAGTCCCTTCAAAAGGTCGAACACGATGCGATTTTGGCTGCTtttctttcccaccattttcgtggctaaaaatgggatttcacaacatggacccattctgaagtgaacggtaggggtaaaagggaagttaaacactaactggaAGGGTCGTCCgggtgtgcaaaagtaggaggggtttttgggaagcttttgaaaaattactagGGTAGCAATGAATTTTACAAcgagaactttacaacgagaaaaactcgttcTCAGTAGGATACGACAATGGTgcatcatctgtctcaacaacaagatctaCTACACCGTGATTTCGAGACATGGAGTACACGCTGACACATGCTACTGAAGTCAACCTCATTTTCTATCAGATCGAACtgcttttatgtccatcggtGTGAGTAAACTTCACCCCGACTGCAGAAACATCGAGACCTCATCACTCACATATTTCTTACCCAACATCGATTCCCTGAGAAATCGCCACGAACATTAGCACTGGCCCCTCCCTCGTCAGATcgagcaatagcacaaaaactctccataataaacctgcatTTTTATACATTGTTACTCCTCCTACataatgatcaaagtgaaagcaacgaagaaattctcaccttatcaggaaaccggcagaactcaaatctaacaaaccaaatgaggagaagaagatgatgatgtgaTGAGTCttttaaactttgtttgacaaaaagcaagcaTGAAGGCAAAAATGCAATATCAGTATGCATCAAAAGGTCTGACACGACGTGATCGGTAgcttttttcccaccattttgaGCCAGTAAAAATGAAATTTGCATAGCATTTGACCCATTTCGAAGTGAACGACAGATGTAGAAAAGTGAAGCTTAAACAATAACTGAAGGATTGTCCTAAGATGTGCAAAAGTTGTatgatttgtttgaaatattttaaattcattagggataaacagtaatttttcctaaatGANNNNNNNNNNNNNNNNNNNNNNNNNNNNNNNNNNNNNNNNNNNNNNNNNNNNNNNNNNNNNNNNNNNNNNNNNNNNNNNNNNNNNNNNNNNNNNNNNNNNNNNNNNNNNNNNNNNNNNNNNNNNNNNNNNNNNNNNNNNNNNNNNNNNNNNNNNNNNNNNNNNNNNNNNNNNNNNNNNNNNNNNNNNNNNNNNNNNNNNNNNNNNNNNNNNNNNNNNNNNNNNNNNNNNNNNNNNNNNNNNNNNNNNNNNNNNNNNNNNNNNNNNNNNNNNNNNNNNNNNNNNNNNNNNNNNNNNNNNNNNNNNNNNNNNNNNNNNNNNNNNNNNNNNNNNNNNNNNNNNNNNNNNNNNNNNNNNNNNNNNNNNNNNNNNNNNNNNNNNNNNNNNNNNNNNNNNNNNNNNNNNNNNNNNNNNNNNNNNNNNNNNNNNNNNNNNNNNNNNNNNNNNNNNNNNNNNNNNNNNNNNNNNNNNNNNNNNNNNNNNNNNNNNNNNNNNNNNNNNNNNNNNNNNNNNNNNNNNNNNNNNNNNNNNNNNNNNNNNNNNNNNNNNNNNNNNNNNNNNNNNNNNNNNNNNNNNNNNNNNNNNNNNNNNNNNNNNNNNNNNNNNNNNNNNNNNNNNNNNNNNNNNNNNNNNNNNNNNNNNNNNNNNNNNNNNNNNNNNNNNNNNNNNNNNNNNNNNNNNNNNNNNNNNNNNNNNNNNNNNNNNNNNNNNNNNNNNNNNNNNNNNNNNNNNNNNNNNNNNNNNNNNNNNNNNNNNNNNNNNNNNNNNNNNNNNNNNNNNNNNNNNNNNNNNNNNNNNNNNNNNNNNNNNNNNNNNNNNNNNNNNNNNNNNNNNNNNNNNNNNNNNNNNNNNNNNNNNNNNNNNNNNNNNNNNNNNNNNNNNNNNNNNNNNNNNNNNNNNNNNNNNNNNNNNNNNNNNNNNNNNNNNNNNNNNNNNNNNNNNNNNNNNNNNNNNNNNNNNNNNNNNNNNNNNNNNNNNNNNNNNNNNNNNNNNNNNNNNNNNGCATCCCATATTATAGTATAAACATAGGAGATAATTTAATGACTAGGAGTTTAATGAGTTGATGAAGTATTATCAACATTATATTCTAAGATAATATAACGATTAAAGTTATAAATAACTGTGATCATCAATAGCAGCAATATTTACCAGCGAACTGTTCAACACTAGGGAGCATCTACATTTTCAGATGTTCCAGCACATATTGGTCAAGATGTCAACATTTACATTCTTCAGATAAGTGCTTCTCATTCAAGCTGTCAgtttctgaaaaataaaatactaaaattatttcTGTCgcaaaataattctaaaagtgcttcttttttttaatatagaataAACACTTGGAAATGAAAAACACCAGTATAACGTTCAAAGGGGCCCAGATGAATACCAACAAAGTCCTTCATTTAACGCTGAAATCTAATGGCCACCACCTCTCGTCATTGCTGTCTAGTGTCTTCCTGGATTCCACCCAAAAGGTTGGGTATTCAGTATTCTTGAATCCACTGAGACCAGCGTAACCCTACAGCATTCAACAGCCCACCCTTTTTGACCATCAACCTGTCACACTTTGTTGAAACATCCCTTAATGAAGCCCACAATAAAAGTCTTGTTCACACTAGCATGAACAAATCATACATTAACATCCAGTTTTTACATAATTAAAACTGCCTAGGCTTCTTATTgcaacaaaagaaaacagaacAGAAAAGTTACATATAGAGAAAGAGATTTTACATACTCCATTTGAAATAGCATACtgataaacaagcaagaacattACTAAGTTTTAGTCATATGCTGCGCTAAAATAGCTATCCATAACATTACTATTAAGTATCTGCAAGACTTTGCTGTTCGATAAGCCTACGCATCGTGGCGTCTTGAACTGGCTTACGGCCGCGCCAAGGCTAAGAAAATGGTCAAGGATCTTCTGAAAGGTGCCCCTCTGGACAATTCGGAGTTCTAGTGGTCCTATGGAACGGACTTTCCTTGATGAAATGTAGCCTGCATCGACAAATGCCCGGTCTAAACAATCACAACAATTGCTTAGTACATCCTCACAGGCATCGCCGTTGAGTTCCCAGAAGATCACATAGTGACCAGGTTCAGTTGAAACATCTACGTGGCTAGAGAAGTCCACAACTTCGAGCTTTTCGGCCGCCAAGAGTTTGGCAGCTTCTTCAACTGCCAATTGGAGGTCTTTTTCTGTGTTCTTGTCAATGTTGATTGTTAATAGAAGGCTTCTCCTGCAAACAAACTTGAGTTCTGGTGTGGAGTTGTAAAAGCCAGCTACTTTCACTACATCACCGAGCCTATATCGATACAAGCCTGTCATTCCAATGGAAAGAATTAATTCCAAGTCACTATAATTATATCTTAAGAATAAAGGAACTTACTTTATGCAaagagtcttttttttttcttaacaaatGTTTGAACTACtaaattataattagttatccACACTTATCTGCAGCAAGTCAAAAAGTTGTGAGAATGTTGTAAAAAAGGCAGTTAACAAAGGTATATAATCAGCTCCAATCTCTAAAAAGCAATGGCATTTGACTCAAGTCTACCAAAGAATCCTTTAAATTTCCTCTTTTACTCAAGTGATGTAGCAGCACGAGACAGTTGGTTTTCTGGTTTCCAAAAATTGTTTATCTTCAAAATTTCTTAACCATGAAAATAAGTAAAACACTAAAGACAGATGCATTATACAGAAAATTACCTGCAAAACTAGTAACAACAATCTCATATTCTTTCCCGACCTCAACTTCAGCAAGACCAACCGGTTCTAACTCTGCATAAGAAGTGGTTGAAGGTCGTTGCTCTAATTTCTGCTCAGCGTTCTCCTCAAGAGGAATAAATTCGAAGTAACCAATATCAGGAAGCACAGCAAAGGTTGCCAATTCAGGAGGCAATGTTGGGTTCACATTAGCTCCAATCCAACCTTCAGAAGATCCGTAATCAGCACTCATTAGTGGTAAATTTCCGGCATAATGCCTTAACTTCTTCAAATATGGCTCCATTGAACCAGTCATGATTCCATAAACATATTTTGCATTAGGCCAAAGCTCGGGGATCACACCATACCAGTTGCTTAAACCTGTGCATTTTGTATATATAGAATCTGCTAACTCTGGATCAGGCTTCAAAAGTTCAGAAACAGCGTCTCGCATTGAAGGAATGGTAATTCTACTAGATAGAACTCCTTCTCTAATGTCAGCACAAAGTTCTTTCCAAACATCCTCAAATGTTCGGAAAGCATGGACGATGCTATGTGCAAATGTGGATGATACAAGCTGCACTTCATTAGAAT
This window harbors:
- the LOC120258858 gene encoding LOW QUALITY PROTEIN: jasmonoyl--L-amino acid synthetase JAR4-like (The sequence of the model RefSeq protein was modified relative to this genomic sequence to represent the inferred CDS: deleted 1 base in 1 codon), translated to MVVFSLESVIESFEASTRDAGRVQIETLRRILEENSDAEYLQSLGLNGRTDPDSFKACVPLVTHPDLEPYIRRIADGDTSPVLTGKPISSISLSSGTTQGRPKLVPFNEELVKSTMQIYQTSYAFRNREFPIANGKALQFIYSSKRIMTRGGLTATTATTNVYRSEQFKRTMMNLQSQCCSPDEVIFGSDFHQSLYCHLLCGLIYSNEVQLVSSTFAHSIVHAFRTFEDVWKELCADIREGVLSSRITIPSMRDAVSELLKPDPELADSIYTKCTGLSNWYGVIPELWPNAKYVYGIMTGSMEPYLKKLRHYAGNLPLMSADYGSSEGWIGANVNPTLPPELATFAVLPDIGYFEFIPLEENAEQKLEQRPSTTSYAELEPVGLAEVEVGKEYEIVVTSFAGLYRYRLGDVVKVAGFYNSTPELKFVCRRSLLLTINIDKNTEKDLQLAVEEAAKLLAAEKLEVVDFSSHVDVSTEPGHYVIFWELNGDACEDVLSNCCDCLDRAFVDAGYISSRKVRSIGPLELRIVQRGTFQKILDHFLSLGAAVSQFKTPRCVGLSNSKVLQILNSNVMDSYFSAAYD